In Streptomyces dangxiongensis, one DNA window encodes the following:
- a CDS encoding VOC family protein: MTTQAPAPLHWKLVIDAADPHTQADFWAAALHYTAEDNSDLVERLLSLGALSGEATVEYHGRLAFRDLIAVRHPDDPCDPQTGTGLGRRLLFQRVPEPKTGKNRLHLDLHPGPDRRAAEVSRLEALGARVLREVVEPSGRWAVLADPEGNEFCVH, encoded by the coding sequence ATGACCACACAGGCGCCCGCCCCGCTGCACTGGAAGCTCGTCATCGACGCGGCCGACCCGCACACCCAGGCCGACTTCTGGGCCGCCGCGCTGCACTACACGGCCGAGGACAACAGCGACCTCGTCGAACGGCTGCTGTCCCTGGGCGCGTTGTCCGGCGAGGCCACCGTCGAGTACCACGGACGGCTCGCCTTCCGGGACCTGATCGCCGTACGGCACCCCGACGACCCCTGCGACCCGCAGACCGGCACCGGGCTCGGCCGGCGACTGCTGTTCCAGCGCGTGCCGGAGCCGAAGACCGGCAAGAACCGGCTCCACCTCGACCTGCACCCCGGCCCGGACCGGCGCGCCGCGGAGGTGTCACGGCTGGAGGCGCTGGGCGCGCGGGTGCTGCGGGAGGTGGTGGAGCCCTCCGGCCGGTGGGCGGTGCTGGCGGATCCGGAGGGGAACGAGTTCTGCGTCCACTAG
- a CDS encoding flavodoxin family protein, whose product MTRRFLFVLGSARAEGNTELLARAAAEQLPAEVEQRWIRLAEHPLPDFVDLRHDSDHVRPAADTPAGLLLDATLAATDIVIASPLYWYSVSSLTKRYLDYWSAWLRTPGVDFRGTMAGRTLWGVAALAHDEPAVAAPYAGTLTHSAAYLRMRFGGVLLGNGSAPGDVLGDTDALARAKTFFAQDAPLARFPHETPGA is encoded by the coding sequence ATGACCCGCCGCTTCCTCTTCGTCCTGGGCAGTGCCCGCGCCGAGGGCAACACCGAGCTGCTGGCCCGCGCGGCAGCCGAGCAGCTACCCGCCGAGGTGGAGCAGCGCTGGATCCGGCTCGCCGAGCACCCCCTGCCCGACTTCGTGGACCTGCGGCACGACAGCGACCACGTCCGGCCGGCGGCGGACACCCCCGCCGGCCTGCTGCTGGACGCCACGCTCGCGGCGACCGACATCGTGATCGCCTCACCGCTGTACTGGTACTCGGTGTCCAGCCTCACCAAGCGCTACCTCGACTACTGGTCGGCCTGGCTGCGCACCCCCGGCGTCGACTTCAGGGGCACGATGGCCGGCCGTACGCTCTGGGGCGTCGCCGCCCTCGCGCACGACGAGCCGGCGGTCGCCGCCCCCTACGCCGGCACGCTCACCCACTCCGCCGCCTATCTGCGGATGCGCTTCGGCGGGGTCCTGCTCGGCAACGGCAGCGCGCCCGGTGACGTACTGGGCGACACGGACGCCCTCGCGCGCGCGAAGACGTTCTTCGCGCAGGACGCCCCGCTCGCGCGCTTCCCGCACGAGACGCCCGGCGCGTGA
- a CDS encoding ABC transporter permease has protein sequence MSPADPAREGHADSTRAGRTDPTRAGHVDPVGESRADPTRVGVVRRPNPLWTFGLLRSELVTTVRRRRTLALLGVLAAVPVLIAIAVRIETRDGAPAGGNGTGPAFLTQVTNNGLFLVFTALAATLPFFLPMAVGVVAGDAIAGEAGGGTLRYLLVAPAGRTRLLLIKYATVLAFCLLATLVVTVSALAVGALLFPLGDLTTISGTRIGLAEGLGRALLIALVVAASLVGVAAVGLFVSTLTQSGIAAMATTVGLLVTVQIVDQIPQLHTLQPYLFPHYWLSFADLMRDPVYWDGLTRNLGLQALYAAVFGSAAWARFTTKDISA, from the coding sequence ATGTCGCCCGCTGACCCGGCTCGGGAGGGCCACGCTGACTCGACCCGGGCGGGCCGCACTGACCCGACCCGGGCGGGCCACGTCGACCCGGTTGGGGAAAGCCGCGCCGATCCGACCCGGGTGGGTGTCGTGCGCCGGCCGAACCCGCTGTGGACGTTCGGACTGCTGCGCAGCGAGCTGGTCACCACCGTCCGCCGCCGGCGCACGCTCGCGCTGCTCGGGGTGCTGGCCGCGGTGCCGGTGCTGATCGCGATCGCGGTGCGGATCGAGACGCGGGACGGTGCCCCGGCGGGCGGGAACGGCACGGGCCCGGCGTTCCTCACCCAGGTCACCAACAACGGGCTGTTCCTGGTCTTCACCGCGCTGGCCGCCACCCTGCCGTTCTTCCTGCCGATGGCGGTCGGCGTCGTCGCGGGCGACGCGATCGCGGGGGAGGCGGGCGGCGGCACCCTGCGCTATCTGCTGGTCGCTCCGGCCGGCCGCACCCGGCTGCTGCTCATCAAGTACGCGACGGTGCTGGCCTTCTGTCTGCTCGCCACCCTGGTCGTCACGGTCTCCGCGCTGGCCGTCGGCGCGCTGCTCTTCCCGCTGGGCGACCTGACCACGATCTCCGGCACCCGGATCGGTCTCGCCGAGGGACTCGGCCGGGCCCTGCTCATCGCCCTGGTGGTGGCGGCCTCGCTGGTCGGGGTGGCGGCCGTCGGCCTGTTCGTGTCGACACTCACCCAGAGCGGCATCGCGGCCATGGCGACCACGGTCGGCCTGCTCGTCACCGTCCAGATCGTCGACCAGATACCCCAGTTGCACACGCTCCAGCCGTATCTGTTCCCGCACTACTGGCTGTCGTTCGCCGACCTGATGCGCGACCCCGTCTACTGGGACGGCCTGACGCGCAACCTCGGCCTCCAGGCGTTGTACGCGGCCGTGTTCGGCTCGGCGGCCTGGGCCCGGTTCACGACGAAGGACATCAGCGCGTGA
- a CDS encoding ABC transporter ATP-binding protein, whose translation MDEPSAAEPGRGQPPEPGPAGARVGVIVTRGLTKRYRGGQLAVDGLDLTVPAGSVFGFLGPNGSGKTTTIRMLMGLIEPTAGTVRVLGRPMPRAARTVLPQVGALIEGPALYGFLSGRDNLLRYDAADPAADPRTRRARVTAALDRVGLTAAAGKKAKAYSLGMKQRLGLAAALLRPRGLLVLDEPTNGLDPQGMREIRTLIRELAADGTTVFLSSHLLDEIEQVCTHAAVMTRGRLVTQGPVADLAAGARDRLVVTTPDAAEAARVLKEQGVGDVAADGDRVTGEPPARDLAEVTAALVAAGVRVRGLTVERASLEDTFVALTGEGFDVAR comes from the coding sequence ATGGACGAGCCGTCCGCCGCCGAGCCCGGCCGGGGTCAGCCGCCGGAGCCCGGGCCGGCGGGGGCCCGGGTGGGCGTCATCGTCACGCGCGGGCTCACCAAGCGCTACCGCGGCGGACAGCTCGCCGTCGACGGTCTCGACCTGACCGTCCCGGCGGGCAGCGTCTTCGGCTTCCTCGGCCCCAACGGCTCCGGCAAGACCACCACCATCCGCATGCTCATGGGCCTGATCGAACCGACTGCGGGCACGGTCCGGGTCCTGGGCCGGCCCATGCCCCGGGCCGCCCGCACGGTCCTCCCGCAGGTCGGCGCGCTCATCGAGGGCCCCGCCCTGTACGGCTTCCTGTCCGGCCGGGACAACCTGCTGCGCTACGACGCCGCCGACCCGGCCGCCGACCCGCGCACCCGGCGCGCCCGCGTCACCGCCGCACTGGACCGGGTCGGGCTCACGGCCGCCGCCGGCAAGAAGGCGAAGGCGTACTCGCTGGGCATGAAACAACGCCTCGGGCTGGCCGCCGCGCTGCTCCGGCCCCGCGGACTGCTGGTCCTGGACGAACCCACCAACGGCCTCGACCCGCAGGGCATGCGGGAGATCCGCACCCTGATCAGGGAGCTGGCCGCCGACGGCACGACCGTCTTCCTCTCCTCCCATCTCCTCGACGAGATCGAGCAGGTGTGCACGCACGCGGCGGTCATGACGCGGGGCCGGCTCGTCACCCAGGGGCCGGTGGCCGACCTGGCGGCCGGGGCACGCGACCGGCTGGTGGTGACCACCCCGGACGCGGCCGAGGCGGCCCGGGTGCTCAAGGAGCAGGGCGTCGGGGACGTGGCCGCCGACGGCGACCGGGTCACCGGCGAACCGCCCGCCCGGGACCTCGCCGAAGTGACCGCGGCCCTGGTCGCCGCGGGCGTCCGCGTCCGGGGCCTCACCGTCGAACGGGCCTCGCTGGAGGACACGTTCGTCGCGCTGACGGGGGAGGGCTTCGATGTCGCCCGCTGA
- a CDS encoding LolA family protein has translation MAPYASDDAVGGARDEDPRPGRRKAARYAVPVAVVGVAAATIGLVPALADSGDPDLPKISAQQLVEKIARSDVQQLSGTVKISTDLGLPELGGLENSLLSGAGKDSGDGSSADPRARLTELASGTHTLRVAADGPDRQKLSLLESGAEYSLIHDGKDVWGYDSKSNEVHHSTGAGSGRHRGTAPATPKDFADKALKSVDDTTSVTVDGTAQVAGRDAYKLLIKPRQPGTTVGAISIAVDARTGLPLKFTLTPSGGGAAVVDAGFTRVSFAEPAASTFDFTPPKGAKVTEGKDESSGREHTPGTGGEFRDGARTRGHVPQGGGKSGEGPGGATVLGKGWTSVAAFDTGAKGGLPTGAKGGDLGGFLGSLGEPVSGAFGKGTVFSTRLVNALITDDGKVYAGAVTKDALVKAADAAK, from the coding sequence ATGGCACCGTACGCATCCGACGACGCAGTGGGCGGCGCGCGCGACGAGGACCCGCGTCCCGGCCGGCGCAAGGCCGCCCGGTACGCCGTCCCGGTCGCGGTGGTGGGGGTGGCCGCGGCCACGATCGGGCTCGTCCCGGCGCTCGCCGACTCCGGTGACCCCGACCTGCCGAAGATCAGCGCACAGCAGCTCGTCGAAAAGATCGCCAGGTCGGACGTGCAGCAGTTGTCCGGCACCGTGAAGATCAGCACCGACCTCGGGCTGCCCGAACTCGGCGGCCTGGAGAACAGCCTGCTCTCCGGGGCGGGCAAGGACTCCGGCGACGGCTCGTCCGCCGACCCGCGGGCCAGGCTCACCGAGCTGGCCTCCGGCACGCACACCCTGCGCGTCGCCGCCGACGGCCCCGACCGGCAGAAGCTGTCGCTGCTGGAGAGCGGCGCCGAGTACAGCCTGATCCACGACGGCAAGGACGTCTGGGGCTACGACAGCAAGAGCAACGAGGTTCACCACTCCACCGGAGCCGGTTCCGGCAGGCACCGCGGGACCGCGCCGGCCACGCCGAAGGACTTCGCCGACAAGGCCCTGAAGTCGGTCGACGACACGACGTCCGTCACCGTCGACGGCACCGCCCAGGTCGCCGGGCGCGACGCCTACAAACTGCTGATCAAGCCCAGGCAGCCCGGCACCACCGTCGGCGCGATCAGCATCGCCGTGGACGCGCGGACGGGCCTGCCGCTGAAGTTCACGCTGACCCCGAGCGGCGGCGGCGCCGCCGTCGTCGACGCCGGCTTCACCCGGGTCTCCTTCGCCGAACCGGCCGCCTCCACCTTCGACTTCACCCCGCCCAAGGGGGCGAAGGTCACCGAGGGGAAGGACGAGTCCTCGGGGCGGGAACACACCCCGGGCACCGGCGGAGAGTTCAGGGACGGGGCCCGGACGCGAGGGCACGTCCCGCAGGGCGGCGGAAAGTCCGGCGAGGGGCCGGGCGGCGCCACGGTCCTCGGCAAGGGCTGGACGTCCGTCGCCGCCTTCGACACCGGCGCCAAGGGCGGCCTGCCCACCGGCGCCAAGGGCGGTGACCTCGGCGGCTTCCTCGGCTCGCTCGGCGAGCCGGTCTCCGGTGCCTTCGGCAAGGGCACGGTCTTCTCCACCCGCCTGGTCAACGCCCTGATCACCGACGACGGCAAGGTCTACGCCGGTGCGGTCACCAAGGACGCCCTCGTGAAGGCGGCCGACGCGGCGAAGTAG
- a CDS encoding polyprenyl synthetase family protein gives MTVVGPFGLSVRDQALEADVQAGLTAVEEGLLEATKSEVPFITEAAQHLVRAGGKRFRPLLVMLAAQFGDPYAPGVVPSAVVVELTHLATLYHDDVMDEAAVRRGVASANTRWGNSVAVLTGDFLFARASQILADLGPEAVRVQALAFERLVTGQILETAGPSDGRDPVEHYLDVLGGKTGSLVAVSCRFGAMMSGADDTVVDVLTQYGERLGVAFQLADDVLDIASDSHESGKTPGTDLREGIPTLPVLRLRERATRLGLTEDLALCALLDSDLSDDARHAEALTALRAHPALEQARRDTVRYAEEARAALAPLRECDAKAALLELCDAVVHRAG, from the coding sequence GTGACCGTCGTCGGGCCGTTCGGGCTGAGCGTGCGGGACCAGGCTCTGGAAGCCGATGTCCAGGCCGGATTGACGGCTGTCGAGGAAGGCTTGCTCGAGGCCACCAAGAGTGAGGTCCCGTTCATCACGGAGGCCGCGCAGCACCTCGTACGGGCCGGTGGGAAGCGGTTCCGGCCGCTGCTCGTGATGCTCGCGGCACAGTTCGGCGACCCCTACGCGCCCGGTGTCGTACCGTCCGCCGTGGTCGTGGAGCTGACCCATCTGGCCACGCTGTACCACGACGACGTCATGGACGAGGCGGCCGTGCGACGCGGCGTGGCCAGCGCCAACACGCGCTGGGGCAACTCCGTCGCGGTCCTCACCGGCGACTTCCTCTTCGCCCGCGCCTCCCAGATCCTCGCCGACCTCGGCCCCGAGGCGGTCCGGGTGCAGGCCCTCGCGTTCGAACGGCTGGTCACCGGCCAGATCCTGGAGACCGCGGGCCCCTCGGACGGCCGCGACCCGGTCGAGCACTACCTGGACGTGCTCGGCGGCAAGACGGGCTCCCTGGTGGCGGTGTCGTGCCGGTTCGGCGCGATGATGTCCGGTGCCGACGACACGGTCGTCGACGTGCTCACCCAGTACGGCGAACGGCTCGGCGTCGCCTTCCAGCTCGCCGACGACGTCCTGGACATCGCCTCGGACTCCCACGAGTCCGGCAAGACCCCGGGCACCGACCTGCGCGAGGGCATCCCCACCCTCCCCGTGCTCCGGCTGCGCGAGCGGGCCACCCGGCTGGGCCTGACCGAGGACCTCGCCCTCTGCGCGCTGCTGGACTCCGACCTCAGCGACGACGCCCGGCACGCCGAGGCGCTGACCGCGCTGCGCGCGCACCCCGCGCTGGAGCAGGCCCGCCGGGACACCGTGCGGTACGCGGAGGAGGCGCGGGCCGCGCTGGCGCCACTGCGGGAGTGCGACGCCAAGGCGGCGCTCCTCGAACTGTGCGACGCGGTGGTGCACCGCGCCGGCTGA
- a CDS encoding transglycosylase SLT domain-containing protein: protein MSAVAQHPRTRNSRLVRALTAAATGAAVLALPLIGATGAAAATTTATKATTPAGYPNTLDGWIRESLAIMAQKGIPGTYNGIYRNIIRESSGNPSAINLWDSNAAAGIPSKGLLQVIDPTFNAYHVAGTSFNIYDPVANITAACNYAAARYGSIDNVFGAY, encoded by the coding sequence ATGTCTGCCGTCGCTCAGCACCCCCGCACCCGCAACAGCCGCCTCGTCCGCGCCCTCACCGCCGCGGCCACCGGCGCCGCCGTCCTCGCCCTGCCGCTCATCGGCGCCACCGGCGCCGCCGCGGCCACCACCACCGCCACGAAGGCCACCACCCCCGCCGGCTACCCGAACACCCTCGACGGCTGGATCCGCGAGTCGCTCGCGATCATGGCGCAGAAGGGCATCCCGGGCACCTACAACGGCATCTACCGCAACATCATCCGCGAGTCGTCGGGCAACCCGTCCGCCATCAACCTGTGGGACTCCAACGCGGCAGCGGGCATCCCGTCCAAGGGCCTGCTCCAGGTCATCGACCCCACGTTCAACGCCTACCACGTGGCCGGAACGTCGTTCAACATCTACGACCCGGTCGCGAACATCACCGCCGCCTGCAACTACGCGGCCGCACGGTACGGCTCGATCGACAACGTCTTCGGGGCGTACTGA
- a CDS encoding HAD family hydrolase, with amino-acid sequence MAPTPAYALIATDLDGTLLRGDDTVSDRSLAALARVAWAGARHLVVTGRPAPRVRPLLADLGRTGLAVCGQGAQLYDAGTDRLLWSVRLDRELAETALGKIEAEVGQVFAAVDQDGVDGLTLIEPGYRMPHPTLPALRVGRRDDLWSAPISKVLLRHAALSDDELAAVARAVVGSLATVTMSGPGTVELQPSGVTKATGLALAAERLGIGAERAVAFGDMPNDIPMFDWAGHGVAMAGAHAELRAVADEVTLSNEDDGVAVVLERLFPAD; translated from the coding sequence ATGGCACCCACCCCCGCGTACGCCCTGATCGCCACCGACCTGGACGGGACGCTGCTGCGCGGCGACGACACCGTCTCCGACCGGTCGCTCGCCGCGCTCGCGCGGGTGGCGTGGGCCGGTGCCCGCCACCTGGTGGTGACGGGCCGCCCGGCCCCGCGGGTACGGCCGCTCCTGGCGGATCTCGGCCGCACGGGGCTCGCGGTGTGCGGGCAGGGCGCGCAGCTCTACGACGCCGGGACCGACCGCCTGCTGTGGTCGGTCCGGCTGGACCGGGAGCTGGCGGAAACCGCGCTCGGCAAGATCGAGGCGGAGGTGGGGCAGGTCTTCGCGGCGGTCGACCAGGACGGCGTGGACGGGCTCACACTCATCGAGCCCGGCTACCGGATGCCCCATCCGACGCTGCCCGCGCTGCGGGTCGGCCGGCGGGACGACCTGTGGTCCGCGCCCATCAGCAAGGTGCTGCTGCGTCATGCCGCCCTGTCCGACGACGAGCTGGCGGCCGTGGCGCGTGCGGTGGTGGGCTCGCTGGCGACGGTCACGATGTCGGGGCCGGGGACCGTGGAGCTCCAGCCGAGCGGGGTGACCAAGGCGACGGGGCTCGCGCTGGCCGCCGAGCGGCTGGGGATCGGCGCCGAACGGGCCGTCGCCTTCGGTGACATGCCCAACGACATCCCGATGTTCGACTGGGCGGGCCACGGCGTCGCGATGGCCGGCGCCCACGCCGAACTGCGGGCTGTCGCGGACGAGGTCACTCTGTCGAACGAGGACGACGGTGTCGCCGTCGTCCTCGAGAGACTGTTCCCGGCCGACTGA
- a CDS encoding FAD-dependent oxidoreductase, translating to MIRPVAVIGAGPFGLSTAAHLRARGIPVRVFGEPMVSWRDHMPEGMLLKSTPAASNLDCPQPGHTLADYCDAAGVRRLVTDEDIIPVETFTAYGEWFQQRLVPGLERVRVVSADRDPGGGFAIALDSGELFTARAVVVATGLAGLAHLPPELTGAAADGPSPSGPVSHSSQHHDLGRFAGRELIVIGAGQSALETATLAAEAGARVRVVARGRGRVAFGSPPWRQPAFRPRSPFGRAWSLWALSHHPHPYRFLPESTRHYLVRRVLGPLGAWWLRERFESGVRVRDVERVVGAEAPDGSPVLIVRTHAGRTERLTADHVIAATGYRVDLAAMDFLGPGLRTRLAVSRGTPRLGPGYVSSVPGLYFTGLPAASSYGPVMRFVCGTEFASPRLARHLAAAHG from the coding sequence GTGATTCGACCGGTTGCAGTCATCGGGGCGGGGCCGTTCGGCCTGTCCACCGCCGCGCACCTGCGGGCGCGCGGCATCCCGGTCCGCGTCTTCGGCGAGCCCATGGTCAGTTGGCGTGACCACATGCCCGAGGGCATGCTCCTCAAGTCGACGCCCGCCGCCTCGAACCTCGACTGTCCCCAGCCCGGCCACACCCTCGCCGACTACTGCGACGCGGCCGGCGTCCGCCGCCTGGTGACGGACGAGGACATCATCCCGGTGGAGACGTTCACCGCCTACGGCGAGTGGTTCCAGCAGCGGCTGGTCCCCGGACTGGAGCGGGTGCGGGTCGTCTCGGCCGACCGCGATCCGGGCGGCGGTTTCGCGATCGCGCTGGACTCCGGGGAGCTGTTCACCGCGCGCGCGGTCGTCGTCGCCACCGGCCTGGCCGGGCTCGCCCACCTGCCGCCGGAGCTGACGGGAGCGGCGGCCGACGGACCTTCCCCGTCCGGCCCGGTCTCGCACAGTTCCCAGCACCACGACCTCGGCCGGTTCGCCGGCCGCGAGCTGATCGTCATCGGCGCCGGCCAGTCCGCGCTGGAGACGGCGACGCTCGCCGCCGAGGCGGGTGCACGCGTGCGCGTGGTCGCCCGGGGACGCGGGCGGGTCGCTTTCGGCAGCCCGCCCTGGCGGCAGCCGGCGTTCCGGCCCCGGTCCCCGTTCGGCCGCGCCTGGTCGCTGTGGGCGCTCAGCCATCACCCGCACCCGTACCGCTTCCTGCCCGAGTCCACCCGTCATTACCTGGTCCGCCGGGTCCTCGGCCCGCTCGGCGCCTGGTGGCTGCGCGAGCGCTTCGAGAGCGGTGTGCGGGTGCGGGACGTCGAGCGGGTGGTGGGCGCCGAGGCCCCGGACGGCAGTCCCGTGCTCATCGTCCGCACCCACGCCGGGCGGACCGAGCGGCTCACCGCCGACCACGTCATCGCCGCCACCGGTTACCGCGTCGACCTCGCGGCGATGGACTTCCTCGGCCCCGGACTGCGCACCCGGCTCGCGGTGAGCCGTGGCACGCCGAGACTCGGCCCCGGCTACGTCTCCTCGGTGCCGGGCCTGTACTTCACCGGCCTGCCGGCGGCCTCCTCGTACGGCCCGGTGATGCGTTTCGTCTGCGGGACGGAGTTCGCCTCCCCGCGCCTGGCGAGGCATCTGGCGGCGGCCCACGGGTGA